A genomic window from Polaribacter gangjinensis includes:
- a CDS encoding DUF4295 family protein, with product MAKKTVASLQTASKRLSKAIKMVKSPKSGAYTFVEAVMDPSEVDKFLSKK from the coding sequence ATGGCAAAAAAAACCGTTGCATCGTTACAAACAGCATCTAAAAGATTAAGCAAAGCTATCAAAATGGTTAAATCTCCAAAATCTGGAGCTTACACTTTTGTTGAAGCAGTAATGGATCCTTCTGAAGTTGATAAGTTTTTATCAAAAAAATAA
- the ftsY gene encoding signal recognition particle-docking protein FtsY: MSFFKNIFSKEKKETLDKGLEKTKENFFDKLSKAVVGKSKVDDEVLDNLEEVLVASDVGVNTTLKIIERIEERVAKDKYVSTNELNKILREEIAALLSETNSGNETDFTIPANKKPYVIMVVGVNGVGKTTTIGKLAAQFQKRGFKVVLGAADTFRAAAIDQLQIWADRTGVPIVRQEMGSDPASVAFDTLKSAVSQNADIVIIDTAGRLHNKVNLMNELTKIKRVMQKVVADAPHDVLLVLDGSTGQNAFEQAKQFTKATEVSCLAVTKLDGTAKGGVVIGISDQFQIPVKYIGVGEGIDDLQVFNKMEFVDSFFK; the protein is encoded by the coding sequence ATGAGTTTTTTTAAAAATATATTTTCAAAAGAAAAAAAGGAAACTTTAGACAAAGGTTTAGAGAAGACGAAAGAGAATTTTTTTGATAAATTATCAAAAGCAGTCGTTGGAAAATCAAAAGTTGATGATGAGGTTTTAGACAATTTAGAAGAAGTTTTAGTAGCTTCGGATGTTGGCGTAAATACCACATTAAAAATTATTGAACGAATTGAAGAGCGTGTTGCAAAAGATAAATATGTTAGCACAAACGAATTAAATAAAATTTTAAGAGAAGAAATTGCGGCATTATTATCAGAAACAAATAGCGGCAATGAGACTGATTTTACAATTCCTGCCAACAAAAAACCTTATGTAATCATGGTTGTTGGTGTAAATGGTGTTGGAAAAACTACTACCATTGGTAAATTAGCGGCACAGTTTCAAAAACGAGGTTTCAAGGTTGTTTTGGGTGCAGCAGATACTTTTAGAGCAGCAGCCATTGATCAATTGCAAATTTGGGCAGACAGAACTGGTGTGCCAATTGTTCGTCAAGAAATGGGTTCAGATCCTGCATCTGTTGCGTTTGATACCTTAAAATCAGCAGTCTCTCAAAATGCTGATATAGTGATTATTGATACAGCTGGAAGATTGCACAACAAAGTAAATTTGATGAATGAGTTGACTAAAATCAAACGAGTAATGCAAAAAGTGGTTGCAGATGCACCTCATGATGTGTTATTAGTTTTGGATGGTTCTACTGGTCAAAATGCATTTGAACAAGCAAAACAATTTACGAAAGCAACTGAAGTTTCATGTTTGGCAGTTACCAAATTAGATGGAACTGCAAAAGGTGGAGTAGTTATTGGAATTTCTGACCAATTTCAAATTCCCGTAAAATATATTGGAGTAGGAGAAGGTATTGATGATTTGCAAGTATTCAATAAAATGGAATTTGTGGATTCATTCTTTAAATAA